A genomic window from Planococcus rifietoensis includes:
- a CDS encoding iron-containing alcohol dehydrogenase: MNAFSFYNPVKLIFGKGQLEALKNEVPNYGKKVLVVYGGGSIKKNGLYDEVMATLNDMGVEIHELSGVEPNPRLSTAKRGIEICKKENIDMLLAVGGGSVIDCTKLIAAGAKYDGDAWDFVTRKATPEEVLPFGTVLTLAATGSEMNAGSVITNEETEEKYGWGSPLTFPKFSILDPTYTKSVPRDHTVYGVVDMMSHMFEQYYHNATNTPVQDQMIEGVLRAVIETAPKLMEDLESYEHRETILFAGTMGLNNFLQMGYNGDWASHNIEHAVSAIYDIPHAGGLAILFPQWMRHNVPVNPARFAQMATRVFGVDPSNKSEEQIANEGIDRLVEFWTSIGAPSSLKDYDIDDSRFSDIVDKTLVYGEFGNFNKLNGEDVEKILQASL, from the coding sequence ATGAACGCATTTTCTTTCTATAACCCAGTCAAATTGATTTTTGGCAAAGGGCAATTGGAAGCATTGAAAAACGAAGTGCCGAATTATGGCAAAAAAGTATTGGTTGTATACGGCGGAGGCAGCATCAAGAAAAACGGCCTTTACGACGAAGTTATGGCCACACTAAATGACATGGGCGTTGAAATCCATGAACTTTCTGGCGTAGAGCCAAACCCGCGCCTTTCAACAGCAAAACGCGGAATTGAAATCTGCAAAAAAGAGAATATCGATATGCTGCTAGCAGTTGGCGGCGGTTCTGTCATCGATTGCACGAAACTCATTGCAGCAGGAGCTAAGTACGATGGCGATGCATGGGATTTTGTTACACGCAAAGCAACGCCTGAAGAAGTATTGCCTTTCGGAACAGTCTTGACGTTAGCAGCAACAGGCTCTGAAATGAACGCCGGTTCTGTTATCACGAATGAAGAAACAGAAGAAAAATACGGCTGGGGCAGCCCGTTAACATTCCCTAAATTCTCTATTTTGGACCCAACATACACGAAATCCGTCCCACGCGACCATACAGTATACGGCGTGGTGGACATGATGTCGCACATGTTTGAACAGTATTACCACAATGCAACGAATACACCGGTACAGGACCAGATGATCGAGGGCGTGCTGCGTGCAGTGATTGAGACAGCTCCGAAGCTCATGGAAGACCTTGAAAGCTACGAGCACCGTGAAACGATTCTTTTTGCCGGAACGATGGGTCTTAACAACTTCCTGCAAATGGGCTATAACGGAGACTGGGCATCGCATAATATCGAGCATGCGGTCTCTGCGATTTACGACATTCCACATGCAGGCGGCTTGGCCATTCTATTCCCGCAATGGATGCGCCACAATGTACCAGTCAATCCAGCGCGATTTGCACAGATGGCTACTCGCGTGTTCGGAGTCGACCCGTCAAACAAATCTGAAGAACAAATCGCAAACGAAGGAATCGACCGTCTCGTTGAATTCTGGACGTCGATTGGGGCTCCAAGCAGCCTGAAAGATTACGACATCGATGATTCCCGTTTCTCGGACATCGTTGACAAAACATTAGTCTATGGCGAGTTCGGCAATTTCAATAAATTGAACGGGGAAGATGTAGAAAAAATTCTACAAGCTTCGTTGTAA
- a CDS encoding cation diffusion facilitator family transporter, with protein sequence MGEFFGLLKGGNKPSLYAALINTFIAIMKGVAFTFTGNVAMFAETMHSIGDAANQYFVFIGSALSKKAPTKRFPNGFGRLLNLVLLAAVLIVGIMAYETIREGWHQMLHPVEAEGFIISVVVLSIAILLELFVLYKAGKEVLHEAGVKGGALAPLTTSFTHLNRAKPATKLVFLEDLVATSGGLLALIAVLVAHYTGFLQIEGAASIAIGLMMFYVVTKIFLDNARGVIGETDEQMVNHIAHLLSDRPSVKDIRELEVVKEGEFLHVETLVEVDPNLTVKEADELQNRLAELILSQPSVDDVIVSLDADDGEKHWVHVSKRPDSLKKPE encoded by the coding sequence TTGGGAGAATTTTTTGGATTGTTAAAGGGAGGAAATAAACCATCTCTTTATGCAGCACTTATTAATACGTTTATTGCTATTATGAAAGGCGTTGCCTTTACTTTTACCGGAAATGTTGCCATGTTCGCAGAAACAATGCACTCGATCGGTGACGCGGCAAACCAATATTTTGTTTTCATTGGCTCTGCATTATCGAAAAAAGCTCCAACCAAACGGTTTCCGAATGGTTTTGGCCGCCTGTTAAACTTAGTTTTGCTTGCAGCCGTTCTTATTGTGGGAATCATGGCTTATGAAACCATTCGTGAGGGCTGGCACCAGATGTTGCACCCGGTTGAAGCTGAAGGCTTTATTATTAGCGTTGTCGTCCTATCGATTGCAATTTTACTTGAATTGTTTGTACTATACAAAGCTGGCAAAGAAGTTCTGCATGAAGCTGGTGTGAAAGGCGGCGCCCTTGCCCCGCTTACTACAAGTTTCACACATTTAAACCGTGCAAAACCAGCTACTAAACTTGTTTTCTTAGAAGATCTAGTTGCAACTTCTGGTGGTTTGCTGGCCCTAATTGCTGTCCTGGTCGCACATTATACCGGATTCCTGCAAATTGAAGGCGCAGCATCCATCGCAATCGGCTTGATGATGTTCTACGTCGTGACGAAAATCTTCTTGGATAATGCACGTGGTGTCATTGGAGAAACGGATGAACAAATGGTTAACCATATTGCACATCTCCTTTCCGATCGACCTTCCGTCAAAGACATCCGTGAACTGGAAGTAGTCAAAGAGGGTGAATTCCTTCACGTTGAAACCTTAGTGGAGGTTGACCCGAACCTGACCGTCAAAGAAGCGGACGAGTTGCAGAATCGTTTGGCTGAACTTATTTTGAGCCAGCCTAGCGTAGATGATGTAATCGTCTCACTCGATGCAGACGATGGTGAAAAACACTGGGTGCATGTAAGCAAGCGCCCCGACTCATTGAAGAAACCCGAATAA
- a CDS encoding MgtC/SapB family protein, with protein MEFFSALEISSFETFMKLTIAAVLSLVIGLERELKRKPVGLKTSMVIATFSCLLTIISIESAYIAESSSNEGVNITMDPLRLAAQIVSGIGFLGAGVILKRGNDSISGLTTAAMIWGSGGIGIAVAAGFYIEALTAVLLVLIGIEVIPPLLFRFGPKRLRQTEARLTIFVSGEEAISEVLEELKHSGMTIEDLSILHPEQQNGNLYYKLSIRMSYAHGKETIDLYREISSISSVKQVDIEMIN; from the coding sequence TTGGAATTTTTCAGCGCTCTCGAAATCTCTTCATTCGAGACATTTATGAAATTAACGATTGCCGCCGTTTTAAGTTTAGTTATAGGGTTGGAAAGGGAATTAAAAAGGAAGCCTGTCGGTTTGAAGACAAGTATGGTCATTGCCACATTTAGCTGCCTGTTGACTATTATTTCAATTGAATCTGCTTATATTGCAGAGTCGAGCAGCAATGAAGGTGTAAACATCACAATGGATCCGCTACGACTTGCAGCACAAATTGTTTCAGGTATCGGGTTTCTAGGAGCCGGAGTTATATTGAAGCGAGGGAATGATTCCATTTCAGGATTAACCACAGCAGCAATGATTTGGGGGTCTGGCGGAATTGGTATTGCCGTAGCCGCCGGCTTTTACATTGAGGCGTTGACCGCTGTCTTGCTAGTTCTTATTGGCATCGAAGTGATACCTCCCCTCCTTTTTCGTTTTGGCCCTAAGCGTTTAAGACAAACAGAAGCTAGACTGACTATTTTTGTTTCTGGAGAGGAAGCTATCAGTGAAGTGTTGGAAGAGCTTAAACACAGCGGTATGACCATTGAAGACTTGTCGATTCTTCATCCTGAACAGCAAAATGGAAATTTGTATTACAAACTTTCGATTCGCATGTCTTACGCACATGGAAAAGAAACCATCGACCTGTATAGGGAGATTTCTTCTATTAGTAGCGTAAAACAAGTGGATATCGAAATGATTAATTAA
- a CDS encoding DMT family transporter, protein MEKPTIHPYIPILIGVISVAMSAIFVKMTTADAGVTAFYRMLFSILLMSPVFLYSYLPEIKKLNRRDWVFSAIAGIFLAFHFILWFESLNYTSVASSTVLVTLQPLFAFAGTYFFFKERLSAKTLISGIVAITGSVVIAYGDFQVSGSALFGDILALIACALITAYLLFGQDVRKRLSLVTYTFIVYGFSTVTLFFYIIAKGESFGPYPKEEWMWFLLLALIPNLLGHTLFNWAVKWVSTNVISIAILFEPVGAAILAYFILGEMVSKSQIAGGSIVIAGLLFFVTDYKRIRKIFFRKSS, encoded by the coding sequence ATGGAAAAACCTACGATTCATCCTTATATACCCATTTTGATTGGAGTTATCTCAGTAGCGATGTCTGCAATCTTTGTAAAAATGACAACAGCTGATGCAGGTGTCACTGCCTTTTACCGAATGTTATTCTCTATTCTATTAATGTCTCCTGTATTCCTCTATAGCTATCTGCCTGAAATAAAGAAACTAAATAGAAGAGACTGGGTATTTTCAGCAATCGCTGGCATCTTCTTGGCTTTTCATTTTATTCTTTGGTTCGAATCACTTAATTATACTTCTGTAGCGAGTTCTACAGTTCTCGTAACATTGCAGCCCCTTTTTGCATTTGCCGGCACATATTTTTTCTTTAAGGAGCGCCTCTCTGCAAAAACCTTAATATCTGGGATAGTTGCAATTACGGGGAGTGTCGTAATTGCTTATGGAGACTTTCAGGTAAGTGGAAGTGCTTTATTTGGCGACATATTGGCGCTCATTGCTTGTGCATTGATTACTGCATATTTATTATTCGGCCAAGATGTAAGGAAACGATTATCTTTAGTAACATATACATTTATTGTCTATGGTTTTAGTACAGTAACGCTATTTTTCTATATTATTGCTAAGGGAGAGTCATTTGGTCCTTATCCTAAAGAAGAGTGGATGTGGTTTCTTCTATTAGCTCTTATCCCTAATCTTCTTGGACATACTTTGTTTAATTGGGCAGTGAAGTGGGTGAGTACAAACGTCATTTCCATTGCTATTTTGTTTGAGCCTGTTGGCGCAGCGATCTTGGCGTATTTTATACTTGGAGAAATGGTTAGTAAATCACAAATTGCTGGTGGGAGCATCGTAATTGCAGGGTTATTATTTTTCGTTACTGATTATAAAAGAATTAGAAAAATCTTTTTTCGAAAAAGCTCTTGA
- a CDS encoding multidrug resistance efflux transporter family protein, whose product MKPIILGLAGAMFFAVTFVVNALMEAQGGHWVWSASLRYLFMIPFLLLIVIIRGNLRPLLQEMRNRKVKWLLWSFVGFGLFYAPLCFAAAYSPGWLIAGTWQFTIIAGTLLAPLFLVKIHISGQTVIQRQRIPIKGLLFSTIILAGIALLQLDHLTDVTVPTLLLGLIPVLIAAFAYPLGNRKMMQVCEGRLDAYQRVLGMTISSLPLWFVLSIYGFSTTGLPSNSQIYQSLIVAISSGVVATVLFFMATDMVRNNMSKLAAVEATQSMEVIFALIGEFFLLSIVFPSPIALIGLIMVILGMGIHSFASHNEQNSENEKSVMHMNA is encoded by the coding sequence ATGAAACCAATTATATTAGGACTTGCCGGAGCAATGTTTTTTGCAGTCACCTTTGTTGTTAATGCTTTAATGGAAGCGCAAGGAGGCCATTGGGTATGGAGCGCGTCCCTGCGTTATCTATTTATGATCCCTTTCCTCTTATTAATTGTAATTATTAGGGGCAATTTGCGCCCCCTACTTCAGGAAATGAGAAACCGTAAAGTAAAATGGCTGTTGTGGAGCTTCGTTGGATTTGGCCTTTTTTATGCTCCCCTATGTTTTGCAGCAGCCTATTCTCCGGGATGGTTAATAGCCGGAACTTGGCAATTTACAATCATCGCTGGAACTTTACTGGCTCCTCTTTTCTTAGTTAAAATTCACATATCTGGGCAAACCGTAATACAAAGGCAACGTATACCTATTAAAGGCTTATTGTTCTCAACCATTATCTTAGCTGGAATAGCCCTTCTTCAACTTGACCACTTAACCGATGTTACTGTTCCCACATTGCTTCTCGGATTAATACCGGTTTTGATAGCAGCTTTTGCCTATCCCCTTGGGAACCGTAAAATGATGCAGGTTTGCGAAGGTCGTCTAGACGCATATCAACGCGTGCTTGGGATGACGATTTCCAGTCTCCCGCTTTGGTTCGTTCTCTCCATTTATGGTTTCTCGACAACTGGGTTGCCTTCTAACTCTCAAATTTATCAGTCTTTGATAGTTGCCATCAGTTCCGGAGTGGTAGCGACTGTTCTATTCTTTATGGCGACCGATATGGTCAGAAACAACATGTCAAAACTTGCTGCTGTTGAAGCAACACAATCTATGGAAGTCATATTTGCATTAATAGGTGAATTTTTTCTATTGAGCATCGTATTTCCTTCACCAATCGCATTAATTGGCTTAATCATGGTAATACTAGGAATGGGAATACATAGTTTCGCTTCACACAATGAACAAAATTCAGAAAATGAAAAAAGCGTCATGCATATGAATGCATGA
- a CDS encoding 1,4-dihydroxy-2-naphthoate polyprenyltransferase: MTHSIQADSGWRVWWQLTRPHTLTASFAPVFLGTMIAIHYTALNWALFLAMLIASLLIQAATNMFNEYYDYARGLDTEESVGIGGAIVRNGVSPKTVLVLAFLLYAISAVLGLYIAASTSWWLLAVGGIGMLVGYFYTGGPYPIAYTPLGELFSGLFMGFLIVIVAFYIQTETITSTAVMLAVPSTLLVAAIMMANNIRDMVGDKKSGRRTLAILAGRPAAVTIFMWFFILSYAWIILLVLLSIVTPWALLVLLSVIKPLKVIMTFKHYTEPLQVMPAMKDTGITNTLFNFLLAIGLLVDYFLS, from the coding sequence ATGACACATTCCATACAAGCTGATAGTGGATGGCGCGTCTGGTGGCAGCTCACCCGGCCCCATACTTTAACGGCATCTTTTGCCCCAGTGTTCCTAGGGACAATGATCGCAATCCATTATACCGCTTTAAATTGGGCGCTGTTCTTAGCCATGCTGATCGCAAGCCTACTGATTCAAGCAGCAACCAATATGTTCAATGAATACTATGATTACGCGAGAGGGCTCGATACTGAAGAATCCGTTGGCATTGGTGGCGCTATCGTCCGGAATGGTGTTTCACCGAAAACCGTTCTTGTTCTGGCATTCCTGCTTTACGCTATCTCTGCTGTATTAGGACTTTATATTGCAGCTTCCACCAGTTGGTGGCTATTGGCAGTTGGTGGCATTGGTATGCTAGTCGGTTATTTTTACACCGGTGGGCCATACCCGATCGCATACACGCCATTAGGTGAATTGTTTTCAGGATTGTTCATGGGCTTCCTTATAGTGATCGTAGCTTTTTATATCCAAACAGAAACAATTACCTCTACCGCTGTTATGTTAGCTGTACCCAGCACATTACTCGTAGCCGCAATTATGATGGCCAATAACATCCGCGACATGGTCGGAGATAAAAAAAGCGGTCGGCGCACTTTGGCTATATTGGCTGGCAGACCGGCTGCAGTTACCATCTTCATGTGGTTCTTTATCTTATCTTATGCTTGGATTATTTTATTGGTATTGCTCAGCATTGTCACTCCATGGGCTTTGTTGGTGTTACTGAGTGTTATTAAGCCCTTGAAGGTAATTATGACTTTTAAGCACTACACTGAACCTTTGCAAGTTATGCCTGCCATGAAAGACACGGGGATTACAAACACTTTGTTCAACTTCCTACTGGCCATCGGTCTACTGGTTGACTACTTTTTATCTTAA